The Mycobacterium avium subsp. avium genomic sequence GTCGGCGCCCGACATGATCCCGGTGTCCAGCAGGATCTCGGTGTGCTTGCCCAGCTCGCGCGCCACGGTGGGCAGCAGGTGGAACGGCACCGGGGCCCGATCCAGTTGGCGCCCACCATGATTCGACAACACGATGCCGTCGGCGCCGCGGTCGACGACGGCGCGGGCATCGTCCAGCGTCTGAATCCCCTTCACCACCAGCTTTCCCGGCCACCGCGCCTTGATCCACTCCAGGTCGTCGAAGGTGAGGCTGGGGTCGAACATGGTGCTCAGATACTGCGCGACGGTGCCGGGCCAGCGATCCAGCGACGCGAACGCCAGCGGCTCGGTGGTCAACAGGTCGAACCACCATTTCGGGTGCGGCACCGCGTCCAGCACGGTGCGCAGCGTCAGCGTCGGCGGGATCGTCATGCCGTTGCGGTTGTCCCGCAGCCGCGCCCCGGACACCGGGACGTCGACGGTGGCCAGCAGGGTGTCGAAACCTGCGTCGGCGGCCCGGCGCACCAGCGCCATCGAGCGTTCCCGGTCTTTCCACATGTACAGCTGAAACCACTTGCGCGACTGGGGAACTGCGGCCGCCAGGTCCTCGATCGCGCAGGTGCCCAGGGTGGACAGCGAGAACGGGATGCCCGCCCGCGCCGCCGCCCGCGCACCGGCGATCTCGCCCTCGGTGTGCATCAGCCGGGTGAAGCCGGTCGGGGCGATCCCGAACGGCAGCGCCACCGGCCCGCCCAGCACATCCCATCCCGCGGTCACGGTGCTGACGTCACGCAGGATCGTCGGGTGAAACTCGATGTCGCGGAAGGCTTGTCGGGCGCGCTGGATGGACAGCTCGTCCTCGGCGGCGCCGTCGGTGTAGTCGAAGGCCGCCTTCGGGGTGCGGCGTTTGGCGATGCGGCGCAGGTCCTCGATGGTGTGGGCGGATCGCAGGCGGCGTTTGGTCGCGTTGAACTCGGGCCGCTTGAACTGCATCAGTGGCGCGAGGTCGCGCACCCTGGGCACTCGCCGTTGGACTCCCACATGTGCCACCGTAGTCATATGGACTCGGCCGCCGACCCGTTCGATCTCAAACGCTTCGTGGACGCCCAGGAGCCGGTCTACGCCGACGTCGTCGACGAGTTGCGTGCTGGGCGAAAACGCAGCCATTGGATGTGGTTCGTCTTTCCGCAGCTGCGCGGCCTGGGTGGCAGCGCGATGGCGGACCGGTACGGCATCTCGTCGCTGCCGGAGGCCCGCGCCTACCTGCGCCACGAGCTGCTCGGGCCGCGTCTGCACGAATGCGCCCGACTGGTCGAGCGGGTGCAGGGCCGATCCGTCGGGCAGATCTTCGGCTCGCCCGACGACCTGAAGCTGTGCTCGTCGATGACGCTGTTCGCGCACGCGACCGACGACAACGCTGACTTCCTGGCGGTCCTGCAGAAGTACTACGACGGCCGGCAGGACCCGGTGACGCTGGCCCGCCTGGCGGACTCCTAGATCGGGCTCAGGATCCGCCAGCCCTGCGGCTCGACGACCACCGTGTCGAGCACCTCCGGCGGTGGGGCCGCCGAGCCGCCGATCACCCGCCCGCGCCGGCCGCCCAGCTCGTCGAGCGAAACCCGCAGCGGCTCATCGCCGATGTTGAGCACGATCAGCAGGGCCTCATCGCCGCTGCGGGTCTCGTACACGTAGTGCCGGTTTTGCAGCAGCAGCGCGGTGGTGGTGGCCGCGTGCAGCCAGGGATGGCGGCGGCGCAGCCCGATCAGGTACTGGTGCAGCCTCCACACCTTCGTGCCGAAGTCATCCAATGGTATTGGGGGAGAGTCGAACTCGGGCCGTACCGCGTCGTCGCCGCCGAACCGTTCCTCCTTGATTCCGCGAAAGCCGAGCTCGTCGCCGGCGTACACGCTGGGCGCCCCGCCGACCGTCAGCAGCAGCACCAGGGCGTGCGCCAGGTGCGCGGGGTTGTTCAGCTGGCTGGCGATCCGGGTGACGTCGTGGTTGCCGATGAAGGTCAGCGGCGAGAACCGGCCC encodes the following:
- a CDS encoding alpha-hydroxy acid oxidase — its product is MGVQRRVPRVRDLAPLMQFKRPEFNATKRRLRSAHTIEDLRRIAKRRTPKAAFDYTDGAAEDELSIQRARQAFRDIEFHPTILRDVSTVTAGWDVLGGPVALPFGIAPTGFTRLMHTEGEIAGARAAARAGIPFSLSTLGTCAIEDLAAAVPQSRKWFQLYMWKDRERSMALVRRAADAGFDTLLATVDVPVSGARLRDNRNGMTIPPTLTLRTVLDAVPHPKWWFDLLTTEPLAFASLDRWPGTVAQYLSTMFDPSLTFDDLEWIKARWPGKLVVKGIQTLDDARAVVDRGADGIVLSNHGGRQLDRAPVPFHLLPTVARELGKHTEILLDTGIMSGADIVAAIALGARCTLVGRAYLYGLMAGGEAGVTRAIEILAEGVIRTMRLLGVTCLEELSPRHVTPLRRLAPLPPVEPPVTPA
- a CDS encoding DUF1810 domain-containing protein is translated as MDSAADPFDLKRFVDAQEPVYADVVDELRAGRKRSHWMWFVFPQLRGLGGSAMADRYGISSLPEARAYLRHELLGPRLHECARLVERVQGRSVGQIFGSPDDLKLCSSMTLFAHATDDNADFLAVLQKYYDGRQDPVTLARLADS